The Malaclemys terrapin pileata isolate rMalTer1 chromosome 7, rMalTer1.hap1, whole genome shotgun sequence nucleotide sequence GATCTGTGCCAGGATTGGAGGTGGCATCCCTgaggctggggagctgtgccAGGCCGTGTGGGTCTGTGtcaggctctggggctgggggttggagagcTGTGCCATGCTGGGGGCAGCAGGCTGTGTGCATGCGCACCAAGTTGGGGGGCAACAGGCTGGGTGGGTTTGTGCCAGGCTCTGAGGTGGCGTCTCTGGGGCAGGAGGGTAGGGAgctgtgccaggctggggggcagcaggctgTGAGAGTCTGTGCCAATGCTGTGTAATGTTTCCCCTGCCTGCTAGGGAGTGAAGTGGTGGAGATGGGCGCACACTGGATCCATGGACCCTCCAAGGAGAACCCTGTCTTTCAGCTGGCGTCCGACTACGGGCTGCTGGATGAGGAAGCCATGTCCGAGGAGAACCAGCAGATCGAGGTGGGGGgccaccccctcctgcccgctGTGTTCTACTCCAGCGCAGGGCGAGTCCTGAgcccagagctggtggagggggtGAGGAATCTGTTCTCCACCCTGCTGGACCAGACGCGTGAGTTCCTGCACGTGCCACAAGTCTCTGTGCCCAGTGTGGGCGAGTATCTGCGGAAGGAGATTGCCCAGCAGGTGAAGGAGTGGACGGATGATGACGAAACCAAATGGCTGAAGCTGGCTGTCCTCAACACGTACTTCAAGCTGGAGTGCTGTGTGAGCGGGACCCACAGCATGGATCACGTGGCGCTGGGGCCCTTTGGGGAGTACGCCATGCTCCCCGGCCTGGACTGCACCTTCCCTGGGTGAGTGGGGCAAGCGGGGGCTGGCTGCGCTTTCTCAGTGCTTGCAGGCTTTGAGAGCAACCTGGCGCAGCGTCTGCCCATCCTAAGTAGAGTCCTGCAGAGTGgaagagcccagctccccccttccAGGCTCTGCAAACAGCCCAGcctctgcttttaaaaatgtctctgcAGAGCAAAGGACTGGCTCTTAGCCCTCCACCTGCAGCGCAGGGAGCCTGCagtcccagctccccctccgAGCCTGGAGCTGGCAAGGTGAAGGTGGGCTGGGCTTTCTCCTGTGGAAGGCAGTGGGAAAGGCTCTTACAGGTGTTGCACTGGGCCCAGTGTTGCATTGGGCCTGAAGGGGCTGCATCCCTTGTTTAGGAGGAGCTGAGAGCTCTTTCCCGAGCCAGAGGGTGACTTAAAACGGGGGATGCAGGCAGGGGAGTGTTTCCATAGTGCTGTGTCCGCGGACAGCTGGGAGCACAGCCCTGGCTGGTCAAGAAGCAGCGACCTTGTCGCGGTGTTTGTGTCGCTGTCCCAGAGGGGAGTGTGGTGTGCAGCTTGCCGAGCTGAGGAACGCAAGGCCTCAATGCCGCTCGGCAGGCAAGAGTGGCCTCTCACTTGTCCAGGGTAGGCTGATGTTATTCTGCACTGCCAGATGCTTGGCTTGTCCCCTGTGTCTGTGCAAAGCGGTAATAACACTACCAGCTCACTGGGCGGCAGGGTGCAGAGCCCAAAGTGCcagccttgggggcaggagccctTGTGGTGGTGCCATTTTGGGGCACACTGGCCGTAAAAGGAGAGGCCCCACACACCCCTAGAAAGTTGTGGAAATGCTCATGCATTGTGTCTCCCGCTGGCGTGCATGTGCCcgtctgtgtgtctgtctcccccagtcccctgcttccCTCTCTGGTCTGCCTGCACAGAGGGAGCCCAGCAGTCATACAATCGCCCACGTGCTGGGGCACCCCAGTAGTCCAGGGCAGCTCCAGCAGCAAGGAAGGCTGTGGGGGGGTGTCAGGCTcccccagggagcagagaggggggtGAATTAAAGCCCACTCTGCTGCCCCTCTCGCCTAAGCCTGGTCTGGGGCACTGGGGCTGCTCTGGGCCTTTCCCTGTGGGGAGGAAGCTGAACTGGTGTGTGGGTCTGTCTGAGCTTGGGGAGGAGGCTAGTGGCCCCCAGCGAGCCCTGGGCTGATGTGCTGGTgatgggcacttcctctcccgcagcGGCTATGGAGGCCTGCCGGACTGCATGCTGACCTCGCTGCCCAAGGAGAGCGTGCTGTTCCACAAGCCAGTGACGGTGGTTCGCTGGGGCGGCTCCTACCGGGAGGAGAGCCAAGAGGGGCGGACGTTCCCGGTCCAGGTTGAGTGTGAGGACGGCGAGAGGTTCCTGGCAGATCACGTCATCATCACGGTGCCTCTAGGTGAACTGCCTCGCGTCCCCCTTGCTCCCGAGTGCCTCGCTCCCACCTGTTCCCGCTGCAGCTCCTCTCTGGTGAACCAGACGCTGCCCCATGGGCTGGCTTGGCCGGGCCATGCCCTGCCTGGGCTCACTGGCCTGTCTTCTGCCCACGGGAAGGACAGCTCTGCCCTGATGCCCCAGCTGCGGCATTGTCCCTCCTCCCAAACCGAGCCCTGGTAAAACCTCATCGCAGGGTGTTACGCTAGGGAGGAAGGAGCTCTGGTAAaacccagcctcccctcccccaccaagggGCTCTGTGCAAGAGAAACCAAATCGAACTGCATTGTAAAACAAGAACACAAGCTGGCTTTGATTAGTCCAACAGACCCCATTCCCCTTGCTCAGCTGTCCCCTGGGATGTGCTTGCTAGATCTCCTGGCCCCAGAGAGTCTTCAGGGCAGAGAAGACCCAAACCTCCAGTGTCAAAACCCAGGAGGAGAAAGCCCCTTGGGTGGCATCTCTGTACTTCCTGAAGAAGCTGAGGGGCCCACGCCCAGCCGAGCAGAGAGCACAGGCTGGGCAGTACCAGAGGGCATTCTGGCACCCACGCCCAGAGGGAGTGGCAGGATAAATGGGGGCAGCCCTTGTGCACACTGAGGGAAAGGCCTTCCAGCCCGTCAGACTTGAGAGGCTTCCCATAGGAAGGGCTGGCCGGGTAGGACACccagatccctgccctgaagctggGCGAACCCAATCAGTAATCCCCAAGCTGGTTCCCGCAGGGGGCGGATGTGGGAGcttgcgcgcccccccccccccccccccgagacccaGTGTGCAGGGCCCCTGAGGGCAGAGACACGGTTGCATGTCTCACCAAGGGCCCTGAAGACAGCCTCGCTTTTGGAGGCCCCTTGATGGATTGTCCATCTTGGCCCACTGGTTCCTACCATCCAGGCCTACCCCTTGCCGGATGATCGCAGATACCAGTAGTGGGTCGCAGTGGCCACAGCAAGGGCTCATGCCCTGCGACAATGAGGTGCCCGCGGACCCAGCGCCTGGGCACATGTTGTGCCTGCTGCTTCAgcaccagggtggatttgatttaaatcaaattgatttaaatcactcgtcaggaagactcgatttaatcatggatttctacataaaagtgcattcttgttggttgttaccaacctgaagattccgcatgttcagacatgttccttttatcatcttcaacacagcttccttctgagaaggaacacttctcatgatgttgtttcatttgggcaaccaggccttgcatttctttgttgcactatttgcattttgcacgcatgcctgtcttacccacaggtagaggaacttcattaaaatattcccaaactgggtctctcttacggcctgctgccatataggttttcccttttagtgagagaatggtatggtagatctcaaatcaatgaaggctacactcagaaagacctcaagacttctggaatatgctgctcaaacagtttcatttttgtttctgctgcctgtccctcccttctcacatttatctccagacttctccttgtccagatatattcagcccccaacaatcttctattccttgaactttctgaaactttg carries:
- the PAOX gene encoding peroxisomal N(1)-acetyl-spermine/spermidine oxidase isoform X2 encodes the protein MTRSEVVEMGAHWIHGPSKENPVFQLASDYGLLDEEAMSEENQQIEVGGHPLLPAVFYSSAGRVLSPELVEGVRNLFSTLLDQTREFLHVPQVSVPSVGEYLRKEIAQQVKEWTDDDETKWLKLAVLNTYFKLECCVSGTHSMDHVALGPFGEYAMLPGLDCTFPGGYGGLPDCMLTSLPKESVLFHKPVTVVRWGGSYREESQEGRTFPVQVECEDGERFLADHVIITVPLGFLKEHHETFIDPPLPPRKADAIRQLGFGTNNKVFLEFEQPFWPPDCQLIEVVWEDESPLVEAGTDLQASWFRKLIVFLVLQPPERYGHVLCGFIAGKESEYMETLSDAAVLTALTDVIHRLTGNPHLAPPKKVMRSQWHSAPYTRGSYSYVAVGSSGDDIDALAQPLPEDAADPRPQQVLFAGEATHRTFYSTTHGALLSGWREADRLLSLYDTSESHQHKPRL